A window of Selenomonas ruminantium subsp. lactilytica TAM6421 contains these coding sequences:
- the fabD gene encoding ACP S-malonyltransferase, which produces MNKLAFVFPGQGAQAVGMGKDFCEQYEVAKKLFQEADEALGYSIKDMCFEGPAEDLKLTANTQPAILTMSVIANEILKEHGIQPDVVGGHSLGEYSALVAADVLDFQDAVLLVHKRGQFMQEAVPVGQGGMAAIIGLADEVIIDACAKATESAGEVQAVNFNCPGQTVIAGTTAGVEAAVELLKEAGAKKAVILPVSAPFHSTLMKPAAEKLAAELDKVDIRDAKIPVVSNFTGKLENTAAEIKANLVAQADHPVKWIDCVKTMQEFGADTFVEAGPGKTLCGFNRRIDKSLTSMNVENLESLQKTLDYFKEVR; this is translated from the coding sequence TTGAACAAATTAGCATTTGTATTCCCGGGACAGGGTGCTCAGGCTGTAGGCATGGGCAAGGATTTCTGTGAACAGTACGAAGTGGCCAAGAAGCTCTTCCAGGAAGCGGACGAAGCATTGGGGTATTCCATCAAGGATATGTGCTTTGAAGGCCCGGCCGAGGATCTGAAGCTGACGGCCAATACGCAGCCGGCTATCCTGACCATGAGCGTGATTGCCAACGAAATCCTGAAGGAACATGGCATCCAGCCGGACGTGGTTGGTGGCCATAGCCTGGGTGAATATTCCGCTCTCGTTGCTGCTGATGTACTGGATTTCCAGGATGCAGTCCTGCTGGTGCATAAGCGTGGCCAGTTTATGCAGGAAGCTGTTCCTGTAGGACAGGGCGGTATGGCAGCAATCATCGGCCTGGCTGATGAGGTTATCATCGATGCCTGTGCCAAGGCTACGGAAAGTGCTGGTGAAGTGCAGGCAGTGAACTTCAACTGCCCTGGTCAGACGGTTATCGCCGGTACCACCGCAGGTGTAGAAGCAGCAGTAGAGCTGCTGAAGGAAGCTGGTGCCAAGAAGGCAGTTATCCTGCCGGTATCCGCTCCGTTCCATTCCACGCTGATGAAGCCGGCTGCTGAAAAGCTGGCTGCTGAACTGGATAAGGTTGACATCCGCGATGCCAAGATTCCGGTGGTTTCCAACTTCACGGGTAAATTGGAAAATACGGCAGCGGAAATCAAGGCCAATCTGGTAGCTCAGGCTGACCATCCGGTCAAATGGATCGACTGCGTCAAGACCATGCAGGAATTCGGTGCTGACACCTTCGTAGAAGCCGGCCCGGGCAAGACGCTCTGCGGCTTCAACCGTCGCATCGACAAGAGCCTCACCAGCATGAACGTGGAAAATCTTGAATCCTTGCAAAAAACTCTTGACTATTTCAAGGAGGTTCGCTAA
- the fabG gene encoding 3-oxoacyl-[acyl-carrier-protein] reductase, with translation MLLDGKVALVTGASRGIGRAIALKLAAEGAKVAINYAGNTAKAEEVKAEIEKNGGEAILVQADVADAAAVETMVNATVEAFGQIDILVNNAGITRDGLMMRMKDEDFDAVINTNLKGVFYCTKLVSKLMMKKRSGRIINMASVVGLMGNAGQTNYAAAKAGVIGFSKSAAKELAARGITVNMVAPGFIDTDMTAAMTDKAREMTLTGIPLNRMGTPEDVANAVAFLVSDNASYITGQVINVDGGMVM, from the coding sequence ATGCTTTTAGATGGAAAAGTTGCCCTGGTTACGGGCGCTTCCCGCGGCATCGGCAGAGCCATTGCCCTGAAGTTAGCGGCAGAGGGTGCCAAGGTTGCCATCAACTATGCCGGCAACACGGCCAAGGCAGAAGAAGTCAAGGCAGAAATTGAGAAGAATGGCGGCGAGGCCATTCTCGTACAGGCTGATGTGGCAGATGCGGCTGCTGTAGAAACCATGGTAAATGCCACGGTTGAAGCCTTTGGCCAGATCGATATCCTGGTCAATAACGCCGGTATCACCCGGGATGGTTTGATGATGCGCATGAAGGACGAAGATTTCGATGCGGTCATCAACACGAACCTCAAGGGCGTGTTCTACTGCACGAAGCTCGTGTCCAAGCTCATGATGAAGAAGCGCAGCGGCCGTATCATCAATATGGCATCTGTTGTTGGCCTGATGGGCAATGCCGGCCAGACCAACTATGCAGCAGCCAAGGCTGGCGTGATTGGTTTCTCCAAATCCGCAGCCAAGGAACTGGCGGCCCGTGGCATCACGGTGAACATGGTAGCACCGGGCTTCATTGACACGGATATGACGGCAGCCATGACGGACAAGGCACGGGAAATGACGCTGACGGGGATTCCCTTGAACCGCATGGGCACGCCGGAAGACGTGGCTAACGCTGTAGCGTTCCTCGTTTCTGACAATGCATCCTATATCACGGGCCAGGTCATCAATGTAGACGGCGGCATGGTTATGTGA
- a CDS encoding acyl carrier protein produces MTFDKVRDIVVEQLGVEADEVALESTFIDDLGADSLDIVELIMAFEEEFNIEIPDEAAEKIKSVQDVVTYIDQNK; encoded by the coding sequence ATGACTTTTGATAAAGTAAGAGATATCGTTGTTGAGCAGTTAGGTGTTGAGGCTGACGAGGTTGCACTCGAGTCCACATTCATCGATGATCTGGGTGCTGATTCCCTGGATATTGTTGAGCTGATCATGGCTTTCGAAGAAGAATTCAACATTGAAATTCCGGACGAAGCTGCTGAGAAGATCAAGAGCGTTCAGGACGTAGTTACCTACATAGACCAGAACAAATAA
- a CDS encoding NAD(P)H-dependent flavin oxidoreductase, with the protein MKLPELKIGNKVARVPIQQGGMAIRLSTARLAAAVANEGGIGLIAASGMSHDELRYEIRLARSLTSGIIGINIMVAANDFAEVVKVAIEEGIDLVVAGAGFSRDMFALGKESGTPIVPIVSSVKLAKISERLGATAIVLEGKEAGGHLGTDTSVRDLISDVSSAVNIPVIAAGGILHGQDIVDLIKMGAAGVQMGSRFAACEESNAAPALKEYYLKSKPEDIVVIHSPVGLPGRAVRTPFSARVMEGPVPPKQCDACLKACKHNFCIIRALTRAQQGDVETGLVFTGEYMPRIDKIMTVHEIFEQLIAEAEAAN; encoded by the coding sequence TTGAAACTTCCAGAGCTGAAAATAGGCAATAAGGTCGCACGTGTACCTATCCAACAGGGCGGTATGGCGATTCGCTTGTCCACAGCCCGTCTGGCGGCAGCCGTAGCCAACGAAGGCGGTATTGGCCTCATTGCGGCATCAGGTATGAGCCATGACGAACTGCGTTATGAAATCCGGCTCGCACGTTCGCTTACGTCTGGTATCATCGGTATCAATATCATGGTGGCAGCCAATGACTTTGCGGAAGTCGTCAAAGTCGCTATCGAAGAAGGCATTGACCTTGTGGTAGCTGGGGCTGGTTTTTCCCGTGATATGTTTGCACTGGGGAAGGAATCCGGAACGCCGATTGTTCCTATCGTTTCTTCCGTTAAATTAGCTAAAATTTCAGAGCGTCTTGGCGCTACGGCAATTGTCCTTGAAGGTAAAGAAGCTGGCGGTCATCTGGGGACGGACACTTCCGTTCGCGATTTGATTTCCGATGTCAGCTCCGCCGTGAATATTCCGGTTATTGCAGCCGGTGGCATCCTTCATGGCCAGGACATCGTTGATTTGATAAAGATGGGCGCTGCCGGCGTCCAGATGGGTTCCCGGTTTGCAGCTTGCGAGGAAAGCAATGCGGCCCCGGCCCTCAAAGAATATTATCTGAAATCCAAACCGGAGGATATTGTGGTTATCCATAGTCCTGTTGGCCTGCCGGGCCGTGCTGTGCGCACGCCGTTTTCGGCTAGGGTAATGGAAGGGCCCGTACCTCCCAAGCAGTGTGATGCCTGCCTGAAGGCGTGCAAGCACAATTTCTGCATCATCCGGGCGCTGACTCGCGCACAGCAGGGCGATGTGGAGACAGGTCTGGTCTTTACGGGCGAGTACATGCCCCGCATTGACAAGATCATGACCGTGCATGAGATTTTCGAGCAGCTGATAGCGGAGGCTGAAGCTGCCAACTGA
- the fabF gene encoding beta-ketoacyl-ACP synthase II, which yields MSNRVVITGVGAITPIGIGKDEFWKGLMEGRNGIDKISRFDASDFTAQIAGEVKEFDATQYIDKKESKRMDRYTQFAVAAADLAIKDAGLDLEKENLDRVGTFIGTGIGGIETMHSQYEKFFAKGPSRISPFFVPMMIANMAAGQVAITYKLHGPSSCTVTACATGSNCIGDAFRVIQRGEADVMVAGGTEAAVSEAAVAGFAAMKALCMDHNDDPAHASRPFDKNRSGFVMGEGAGLVILESLDHAKARGAHIYAEVVGYGANSDAYHMTSPAPHGEYQAKCMQLALDDAGMKASEVDYVNAHGTSTHLNDQGETEAIKAVWGEAAKEVSVSSIKSMTGHMLGAAGGVEAIATAMAIENDMLPPTINYETPDEGLDLDYVPNKAKAKTVRAAMSNSFGFGGHNACLLLKKFAE from the coding sequence TTGAGTAATCGCGTAGTAATCACTGGTGTAGGTGCCATTACCCCGATTGGTATTGGCAAGGATGAATTCTGGAAAGGCCTGATGGAAGGCCGCAACGGCATCGACAAGATCAGCCGTTTCGATGCTTCTGACTTCACGGCTCAGATTGCCGGTGAAGTAAAGGAATTCGATGCTACCCAGTATATCGATAAGAAAGAATCCAAGCGTATGGACCGCTACACCCAGTTTGCTGTAGCTGCAGCAGACCTGGCTATCAAGGATGCCGGTCTTGATCTGGAAAAGGAAAACCTTGACCGCGTAGGTACTTTCATCGGTACGGGTATCGGCGGTATCGAAACCATGCACAGCCAGTACGAGAAGTTCTTCGCTAAGGGACCTTCCCGCATCAGCCCCTTCTTCGTGCCCATGATGATCGCGAACATGGCTGCCGGCCAGGTGGCTATCACCTACAAGCTCCATGGTCCTTCCAGCTGCACGGTTACGGCTTGCGCTACGGGTTCCAACTGCATCGGCGATGCGTTCCGTGTGATTCAGCGTGGTGAAGCTGATGTGATGGTAGCCGGTGGTACGGAAGCTGCTGTTTCCGAAGCTGCTGTGGCAGGTTTCGCTGCCATGAAGGCCCTCTGCATGGACCATAACGATGATCCGGCTCATGCTTCCCGTCCCTTCGACAAGAACCGCAGCGGTTTCGTCATGGGCGAAGGCGCAGGCCTCGTAATCCTCGAAAGCCTCGACCATGCCAAGGCTCGCGGCGCTCATATCTACGCCGAAGTTGTAGGCTATGGTGCTAATTCCGACGCTTACCATATGACCAGCCCGGCTCCCCATGGTGAATACCAGGCTAAATGCATGCAGCTGGCTCTCGATGATGCCGGCATGAAGGCAAGCGAAGTTGACTATGTAAATGCTCATGGTACTTCCACGCACCTGAATGACCAGGGCGAGACGGAAGCCATCAAGGCTGTATGGGGCGAAGCTGCAAAGGAAGTTTCCGTTTCTTCCATCAAGTCCATGACGGGCCACATGCTCGGTGCTGCCGGCGGTGTGGAAGCTATTGCTACGGCTATGGCTATCGAAAACGATATGCTGCCCCCGACCATCAACTACGAAACTCCGGATGAAGGCCTCGACCTCGACTATGTGCCTAACAAGGCCAAAGCCAAGACCGTTCGTGCCGCTATGTCCAACTCCTTCGGCTTCGGCGGCCACAATGCCTGCCTGCTGCTGAAGAAGTTCGCAGAATAA
- the rnc gene encoding ribonuclease III, whose product MGDILSAKRKGELLELAARLGVEFRDLSLLHKALIHSSYANEAKEKNIVHNERLEFLGDAVLELASSTYLYMHFPQMPEGQLTKTRASIVCSTSLAELARTLHLGDYLLLGHGEEMSGGRDRQTNLEDVFESVIGAIYLDQGWETAQDYVVRQLMPLFRQAEQGAILKDYKTILQEVVYQEAQQTVSYELVSTSGPDHDKTFTFNVCITGKVMGTGTGRSKKEAEQRAAKEALVKLQGQR is encoded by the coding sequence ATGGGAGATATTTTGTCGGCGAAACGCAAGGGAGAGCTGTTGGAGCTGGCTGCCCGCCTGGGCGTGGAGTTCAGGGATCTGTCCCTGCTGCACAAGGCTCTGATCCATTCCTCCTATGCCAATGAAGCCAAGGAAAAAAACATCGTCCATAATGAACGTCTCGAATTTTTGGGAGATGCGGTGCTGGAGCTTGCCTCCAGCACCTATCTTTATATGCACTTTCCGCAGATGCCTGAGGGACAGCTGACCAAGACAAGAGCCAGCATCGTCTGCTCCACCAGCCTTGCGGAACTTGCCCGGACGCTTCATTTGGGCGACTATCTGCTGCTCGGTCATGGTGAGGAAATGAGCGGTGGCCGCGACCGGCAGACCAATCTGGAAGATGTGTTTGAATCTGTGATCGGCGCCATCTATCTGGATCAGGGCTGGGAAACAGCGCAGGATTATGTTGTCCGCCAGCTGATGCCTCTGTTCAGGCAGGCAGAGCAGGGGGCCATCCTCAAGGACTACAAGACCATCCTGCAGGAAGTAGTCTATCAGGAAGCCCAGCAGACGGTAAGTTATGAACTGGTCAGCACCTCCGGCCCTGACCATGACAAGACCTTCACTTTCAACGTCTGCATCACAGGCAAGGTCATGGGCACCGGCACCGGCCGCAGTAAAAAAGAAGCCGAACAGAGAGCGGCTAAAGAAGCATTAGTCAAACTTCAGGGACAGAGATAG
- a CDS encoding MBL fold metallo-hydrolase encodes MRKLVILGTGFAMATKCFNTCFYLELEDDSLFLTDAGGGNGILRQLEVTNFDYNKCHHMFVTHGHTDHVLGVVWVIRKVADLMNKGKYEGQFHIYCHDVVKDMLEKMSAMTLKKKDFARVGTDILLHEVTDGQSVDLPMFKMTAFDIMSTKAKQFGYELQFADGLKFTCLGDEPYNEHARPYAENADWLLAEAFCQYKDRDIFKPYEKNHSTVKEASELAEELAVKNLVLYHTEDKHIATRKADYTAEAKEYYHGNIFVPDDLDVIEF; translated from the coding sequence ATGCGTAAATTAGTGATTTTAGGCACTGGCTTTGCCATGGCCACGAAATGCTTCAATACCTGTTTTTATCTGGAACTCGAGGATGACAGCCTCTTCCTGACGGATGCCGGCGGCGGCAATGGCATTCTGCGGCAGCTGGAAGTGACAAACTTCGACTACAACAAATGCCATCATATGTTCGTAACGCACGGCCATACCGACCATGTATTAGGCGTGGTCTGGGTTATCCGCAAAGTGGCCGACCTTATGAACAAGGGAAAGTATGAGGGGCAGTTCCATATCTACTGTCATGATGTGGTCAAGGACATGCTGGAAAAGATGTCGGCCATGACCTTGAAGAAAAAGGACTTTGCCCGGGTGGGGACGGATATCCTGCTCCATGAAGTGACAGACGGCCAGAGTGTTGACCTGCCGATGTTCAAAATGACAGCATTCGATATTATGTCCACCAAGGCCAAGCAGTTTGGTTACGAGCTTCAATTTGCCGATGGTCTGAAGTTCACCTGCCTGGGTGACGAGCCTTACAACGAGCACGCCCGTCCTTATGCTGAAAATGCGGACTGGCTCCTAGCTGAAGCATTCTGCCAGTACAAGGACAGGGATATCTTCAAGCCCTATGAGAAGAATCACAGCACGGTCAAGGAAGCCAGCGAGTTGGCCGAGGAATTGGCGGTGAAGAATCTCGTGCTCTATCATACGGAGGACAAGCATATCGCCACCCGCAAGGCGGACTATACGGCAGAGGCCAAAGAATATTATCATGGCAATATCTTTGTTCCGGATGATTTGGATGTAATCGAATTTTAA
- a CDS encoding MarR family winged helix-turn-helix transcriptional regulator has product MEAQDKPRLSQQFVEIMVLLHNNFGRQTQVPLPLNQFAVLCTLMDTAGMAITDISRQLNISKQQMTNIIDKLVCANYVGKEPDVKDRRRILITISDKGKRLLENHMELFRQRFDSHAQNLTEKERQELAIILRRYYDLINKMFSV; this is encoded by the coding sequence ATGGAAGCCCAAGACAAACCACGTTTATCCCAGCAATTTGTGGAAATCATGGTACTCTTGCATAATAATTTTGGCCGGCAGACCCAGGTGCCCCTGCCACTCAATCAATTCGCGGTGCTCTGCACCCTGATGGACACAGCAGGCATGGCCATTACTGATATCAGCCGACAGCTGAATATCTCAAAACAGCAAATGACCAATATCATTGATAAACTGGTTTGCGCCAATTATGTTGGCAAGGAACCGGATGTCAAAGACCGACGCCGCATCCTGATTACCATCAGCGACAAGGGAAAACGTCTGCTCGAGAACCATATGGAGTTATTCCGTCAACGGTTCGACAGTCACGCCCAAAATCTGACGGAAAAAGAACGGCAGGAGCTGGCCATCATACTGCGCAGATACTATGATCTGATCAATAAGATGTTTTCTGTGTAA
- a CDS encoding efflux RND transporter periplasmic adaptor subunit, whose amino-acid sequence MFLPKNKKTKALLIGISLAISTSFVVAGCGNQQQQAQQQGAQVKVMQVMQQDTPLTSEFAGQIVGKDEVKVQSKVSGNVVEKYVKGGQWVEAGQPLYRIDDRQYTSAVWQAQANLAQAQATLSNAQNDLGRYQQLVQSNAISRQTYDNQLANVNAYQAAADANHALLIKAQQDLADTTIYAPMSGKLAVDDVAVGTFASAGSTNLVTIGSASPVYAKFNVSETDYLEYMNAMMQGGNQVKPVVTITLSDGTQYPLEGEIVESDRSLSENTGTLTMKAIFDNPNGMLIPGMFARVRLSGQTIPNAILVPQRAVQQLLGKSFVMVVNGDGKSEARTVQLGEKIGSYYVIKDGLTAADMVVVEGLSNLQEGVPLNVTMVTAEDMGFSLIPDTTKFNSNEIAGSTDKSEQ is encoded by the coding sequence TTGTTTTTGCCGAAAAACAAGAAGACGAAGGCTTTGCTGATTGGCATTTCCTTGGCCATCTCCACCAGCTTTGTGGTGGCAGGCTGCGGCAATCAGCAGCAGCAAGCGCAGCAACAGGGTGCGCAGGTCAAGGTCATGCAGGTCATGCAGCAGGATACGCCGCTGACCAGCGAATTTGCCGGTCAGATTGTGGGGAAGGACGAGGTCAAGGTACAGTCCAAAGTATCCGGCAATGTGGTGGAAAAATACGTGAAGGGTGGCCAATGGGTGGAAGCCGGCCAGCCGCTTTACCGTATTGATGACCGCCAGTATACTTCTGCTGTATGGCAGGCCCAGGCAAATCTGGCCCAGGCCCAGGCAACTTTGAGCAATGCGCAGAATGATTTGGGCCGTTATCAGCAGCTGGTACAGTCCAATGCCATTTCCCGGCAGACCTATGACAACCAGTTGGCCAATGTCAACGCTTATCAGGCAGCAGCGGATGCCAATCATGCACTGCTGATCAAGGCGCAGCAGGATCTGGCCGATACCACGATTTATGCACCCATGAGCGGCAAGCTGGCCGTGGACGATGTGGCAGTGGGTACCTTTGCCAGCGCCGGTTCCACCAATCTGGTGACCATCGGCTCGGCAAGTCCTGTCTATGCCAAGTTCAATGTATCCGAAACGGATTATCTGGAATATATGAATGCTATGATGCAGGGCGGCAATCAGGTAAAGCCTGTGGTGACCATTACCTTGTCCGACGGAACCCAGTATCCTTTGGAAGGCGAAATCGTGGAATCTGACCGTTCCCTGTCCGAAAATACCGGTACGCTGACCATGAAGGCCATTTTCGATAATCCGAATGGCATGCTGATCCCTGGCATGTTTGCCCGGGTTCGTCTGTCCGGTCAGACCATTCCCAATGCCATCCTGGTGCCGCAGCGGGCTGTGCAGCAGCTCCTGGGCAAGTCCTTTGTCATGGTGGTCAACGGTGACGGCAAGTCTGAAGCCCGCACGGTGCAGCTCGGTGAAAAGATTGGCAGCTACTATGTCATCAAGGACGGTCTGACGGCTGCGGACATGGTCGTTGTAGAAGGTTTGTCCAACCTGCAGGAGGGTGTGCCCCTCAATGTTACCATGGTAACGGCTGAAGATATGGGCTTCTCCCTGATTCCGGATACGACCAAGTTCAATTCCAACGAGATTGCTGGTTCTACAGATAAATCGGAACAATAA
- a CDS encoding efflux RND transporter permease subunit — protein MSKFFIHRPIFAIVISIIIVIVGILAAFQLPIAQYPQISPPTVSVSTSYTGANASVINDTVAQIIEQQVNGTQGMDYMSSNSDDSGRYSLSVVFETGTDGDMDSVKVQNNVAIANASLPSDVQSVGVTTKKSSNDMAYMLSLYSPDGSYDRAFMKNYADIYLLDELKRVSGVGDVQIFGSDYAMRVWLNPDKLAELGLTIADVTSAIKEQNVQAPAGTVGAMPVSNGQEKQYTGKIAGRLVTPEEFGNIVLRSDNGKFVRLKDVARVETGEKSSAIISKFNGYPSVGFGINLTSDANAMQTVAGVRKVLEKAEPTLPPKLKMAQIFDSTNYINASIKEVLETFAEALLLVVLVIFLFLQNWRATLIPLLAVPVSLIGTMAAFVVLGFSINTLTLFAMVLAIGLVVDDAIVVIENVEKHMEEGLTPVDATERAMAEVQGPVVAIAFVLAAVFVPVAFLGGMTGILYRQFALTIAVSMALSAFVALTLTPALCAMILKRHEAKDDEGVLGQFFVKFNAWFERTKRGYMGVVAKFIRRTRLAILFMVIVCIISAALYKVLPSTFVPDEDQGYLFTVVQLPEGTSMNVTQQTIDKVATAAKDVKGVENVMAITGFDILGGGAKPSAGLVVLGMKDWSQRSGAESVGAAVGTMFGIGAKLAPEATVIAMNPPALPGLGSVGGWSLQLQDMSGHTDQELADITGKIIAAANQRPELKGVRTTFKMTAPTYEYDIDREKIKQLGVSMSDVFTAMQVNFGGAQVNDFNQFGRTYKVMLQSDMSYRSEADGMKFVYVKSSSGTMVPLDTLLKPRVSSGPTSISRFNGARAINIQGNAGEGYSSGQAMAAIKEVVEQNAPNGFNIEWSGQSREEAKATSSTFQVLALALVFVFLCLAALYESWSVPFAVLLTVPTGIMGALISEYGLSMLEAMCGHQNAGLQNSVYMQIGVIMIIGLAAKNAILIVEFAKVRVDRGMEPVKAAIEAAGLRLRPILMTSFAFIIGCLPLAVASGAGAAARNGMGVAVVGGMLFATALGIFLIPVFFVAMEWIAAKLGMFKQQKKKTSADYM, from the coding sequence TTGTCTAAGTTCTTTATTCACCGCCCGATATTTGCCATTGTCATCTCGATCATCATCGTTATCGTGGGCATTTTGGCGGCTTTCCAGCTGCCGATTGCGCAGTATCCGCAGATCTCGCCGCCTACGGTTTCGGTAAGCACCTCCTATACGGGTGCTAACGCGTCCGTTATCAATGATACCGTGGCGCAGATCATCGAGCAGCAGGTCAATGGTACCCAGGGTATGGATTATATGAGTTCCAACTCGGACGACAGCGGCCGTTACAGCCTGTCTGTGGTCTTTGAGACGGGAACAGATGGCGATATGGACTCTGTCAAGGTGCAGAACAACGTCGCCATCGCCAACGCCAGTCTGCCATCTGATGTGCAGTCGGTTGGTGTTACGACCAAGAAATCTTCCAACGACATGGCCTATATGTTGTCCCTGTATTCTCCGGATGGCAGTTATGACCGTGCGTTCATGAAGAATTATGCCGATATCTATCTGCTGGATGAACTCAAGCGTGTATCCGGTGTCGGTGATGTGCAGATCTTTGGTTCCGACTACGCCATGCGCGTCTGGCTGAACCCGGACAAGCTGGCAGAGTTAGGGCTTACTATTGCGGATGTGACCTCTGCCATCAAGGAGCAGAACGTGCAGGCGCCTGCTGGTACAGTTGGTGCTATGCCGGTGTCCAACGGTCAGGAAAAGCAGTATACGGGTAAGATTGCCGGCCGTCTCGTGACGCCGGAAGAGTTCGGCAACATCGTGCTGCGTTCCGACAACGGCAAGTTTGTCCGTCTGAAGGATGTGGCCCGGGTAGAAACGGGCGAGAAATCCAGTGCCATCATTTCCAAGTTCAACGGTTATCCTTCCGTTGGTTTCGGTATCAACCTCACAAGTGATGCCAATGCCATGCAGACGGTAGCCGGGGTGCGCAAGGTTTTGGAAAAGGCGGAACCTACTCTGCCGCCAAAACTCAAGATGGCACAGATCTTCGACTCTACGAACTATATCAACGCTTCCATCAAGGAAGTGCTGGAAACCTTTGCGGAAGCCCTGCTGCTGGTGGTGCTGGTTATCTTCCTGTTCCTTCAGAACTGGCGTGCAACCCTGATTCCGCTGCTGGCCGTGCCGGTATCCCTGATCGGTACGATGGCAGCCTTCGTGGTATTGGGCTTCTCCATCAACACATTGACGCTTTTTGCCATGGTATTGGCCATTGGTCTTGTCGTCGATGATGCTATCGTAGTTATCGAGAACGTCGAGAAACATATGGAAGAAGGCCTGACGCCGGTAGATGCCACAGAACGCGCCATGGCGGAAGTGCAGGGGCCGGTTGTGGCCATCGCTTTCGTATTGGCAGCTGTGTTCGTGCCGGTAGCCTTCTTAGGCGGCATGACCGGTATCCTGTACCGTCAGTTCGCCCTGACCATTGCGGTATCCATGGCACTTTCCGCATTTGTGGCCTTGACACTGACGCCGGCACTCTGTGCCATGATCCTGAAGCGTCATGAGGCCAAGGATGATGAAGGTGTCCTCGGTCAGTTCTTCGTGAAATTCAACGCCTGGTTTGAACGCACGAAGCGCGGCTATATGGGAGTGGTGGCGAAATTCATCCGCCGCACCCGTCTGGCCATCCTCTTTATGGTGATTGTCTGCATCATTTCCGCAGCTCTTTACAAGGTACTGCCTTCCACCTTCGTACCCGACGAAGACCAGGGCTATCTCTTTACCGTGGTGCAGCTGCCGGAAGGTACTTCCATGAACGTCACCCAGCAGACCATTGACAAGGTGGCCACGGCAGCTAAAGACGTCAAAGGCGTGGAAAATGTCATGGCCATCACGGGCTTTGATATTTTGGGCGGCGGTGCCAAACCAAGCGCAGGCCTTGTGGTTTTGGGCATGAAAGACTGGTCCCAGCGCAGTGGTGCTGAGTCCGTCGGTGCTGCTGTTGGTACCATGTTCGGCATCGGTGCGAAATTGGCACCGGAGGCGACCGTTATCGCCATGAACCCGCCGGCTCTGCCAGGTCTGGGCTCTGTCGGTGGCTGGAGCCTGCAGCTGCAGGATATGTCCGGCCATACTGACCAGGAGCTGGCTGACATCACCGGCAAGATCATTGCGGCAGCCAACCAGCGTCCGGAACTCAAGGGCGTGCGTACCACCTTCAAGATGACAGCGCCCACCTATGAGTATGATATCGACCGCGAAAAGATCAAGCAGCTGGGCGTCAGCATGTCTGACGTGTTCACGGCTATGCAGGTGAACTTCGGTGGTGCTCAGGTCAATGACTTCAACCAGTTTGGCCGTACCTACAAGGTCATGCTGCAGTCGGATATGAGTTACCGCAGTGAGGCCGATGGCATGAAGTTCGTCTATGTCAAGAGTTCCTCCGGTACCATGGTGCCGCTGGATACGCTGCTGAAACCCCGCGTAAGTTCCGGCCCGACTTCCATTTCCCGTTTCAACGGTGCCCGGGCTATCAATATCCAGGGTAATGCCGGGGAAGGGTATTCCTCCGGTCAGGCCATGGCGGCCATCAAGGAGGTCGTGGAGCAGAATGCGCCTAACGGCTTCAATATCGAATGGTCCGGCCAGAGCCGTGAGGAGGCCAAGGCCACCAGTTCCACCTTCCAGGTGCTGGCACTGGCACTGGTGTTCGTATTCCTGTGTCTGGCAGCCCTCTATGAAAGCTGGAGCGTGCCCTTTGCGGTATTGCTGACGGTGCCGACAGGTATCATGGGGGCACTGATTTCCGAGTATGGCCTGTCCATGCTGGAAGCCATGTGCGGCCATCAGAATGCCGGCCTGCAGAACAGTGTTTACATGCAGATCGGTGTCATCATGATCATCGGTCTGGCGGCCAAGAACGCCATCCTGATCGTCGAGTTTGCCAAGGTCCGTGTGGACCGCGGCATGGAACCGGTCAAGGCAGCAATCGAAGCAGCCGGCCTGCGCCTGCGTCCGATCCTCATGACATCCTTTGCCTTCATCATCGGCTGTCTGCCGCTGGCTGTGGCCAGTGGTGCCGGCGCCGCTGCCCGTAACGGCATGGGCGTAGCGGTGGTGGGCGGCATGCTCTTTGCTACGGCTCTGGGAATCTTTTTGATTCCGGTGTTCTTCGTGGCCATGGAATGGATTGCGGCGAAGCTGGGCATGTTCAAGCAGCAGAAGAAGAAGACTTCTGCCGACTACATGTAA